A stretch of Malus sylvestris chromosome 11, drMalSylv7.2, whole genome shotgun sequence DNA encodes these proteins:
- the LOC126589544 gene encoding zinc finger protein CONSTANS-LIKE 2-like has protein sequence MKECELCGVRARVHCEADQARLCWDCDGKIHGANFLVAKHPRSLLCHGCQSLTPWTGSGSKLTPTVSVCETCVERRGSKFERRAEVQESEAENDGDDDDEEREVEDGDDDCDESDDDANQVVPWSCCSYTAAEPPPVAGCSSSKEEEEEYSVSKRMRGNADEASDLRCETPLPCSLRMLKRQRLSE, from the coding sequence ATGAAGGAGTGCGAGCTTTGCGGAGTTCGGGCGCGGGTTCACTGCGAGGCGGACCAGGCGAGGCTGTGCTGGGACTGCGACGGGAAGATTCACGGAGCTAACTTTCTGGTGGCGAAGCATCCAAGGAGCCTCCTCTGCCACGGATGCCAGTCGCTGACGCCGTGGACGGGGTCGGGTTCCAAGCTCACGCCGACGGTCTCTGTCTGCGAGACATGCGTGGAACGCCGCGGGAGTAAGTTCGAGCGGCGGGCGGAGGTTCAAGAAAGCGAAGCGGAGAATGACGGCGATGATGATGACGAGGAGAGAGAGGTGGAGGATGGCGATGATGATTGTGACGAGAGTGATGACGATGCGAATCAGGTGGTTCCGTGGTCGTGTTGTTCGTATACGGCGGCGGAGCCTCCGCCGGTGGCTGGTTGTTCCAGCAgtaaggaagaggaagaggaatatTCGGTGTCGAAGCGAATGAGGGGAAATGCGGACGAGGCTTCTGATCTGCGATGCGAGACGCCGTTGCCGTGTTCGTTAAGGATGTTGAAGCGACAGAGACTGAGCGAATAG
- the LOC126589543 gene encoding universal stress protein PHOS32-like isoform X1, giving the protein MNHTQQPSQPQDLSDPQLPNIRIHHPNSPRHHPNSPRHHSSSAGSAATPTPTAGARRKLGVAVDLSDESAHAVRWAVDHYIRPGDAVILLHVSPTSVLFGADWGSVDLSINTNDDVDFVDNHALHDSVKQKKLENDFDAFTASKAADLAKPLREAQIPYKIHIVKDHDMKERLCLEVERLGLSAVIMGSRGVGAAKRGNDGRLGSVSDYCVHHCVCPVVVVRFPEDDNCGVADGGSGAPPVVSVKENEEEEAVIKPVLKEEHKKDV; this is encoded by the exons ATGAATCACACGCAGCAGCCTTCCCAGCCCCAAGATCTGTCAGATCCCCAACTCCCCAATATCAGAATCCACCACCCCAACTCTCCCCGACACCACCCCAACTCCCCTCGTCACCACTCCTCCTCCGCCGGCTCCGCCGCCACTCCCACCCCCACCGCCGGCGCCCGCCGCAAGCTCGGCGTCGCCGTCGACCTCTCTGACGAGAGCGCCCACGCCGTCCGCTGGGCTGTCGACCACTACATCCGCCCCGGCGACGCCGTCATCCTCCTCCACGTCAGCCCCACCTCCGTCCTCTTCGGCGCCGACTGGGGCTCCGTTGACCTCTCCATCAACACCAACGACGACGTTGATTTCGTCGACAACCACGCCCTGCACGACTCCGTCAAGCAGAAGAAGCTTGAGAACGACTTCGATGCCTTCACCGCCTCCAAGGCCGCCGATCTCGCCAAGCCCTTGAGGGAGGCGCAGATTCCGTACAAGATCCACATCGTCAAGGACCATGACATGAAGGAGCGGCTCTGCTTGGAGGTCGAGAGGCTAGGGCTCAGTGCCGTGATCATGGGGAGCCGAGGGGTCGGCGCTGCCAAGCGTGGGAACGACGGCAGGCTGGGAAGCGTCAGCGATTATTGTGTACACCACTGTGTTTGCCCCGTTGTTGTTGTCCGGTTTCCGGAGGATGACAATTGCGGCGTTGCTGATGGTGGTTCTGGTGCTCCTCCGGTTGTTTCTGTTAAAGAGAATGAGGAGGAAGAGGCCGTGATCAAGCCGGTGCTAAAGGAGGAGCATAAGAAAG ATGTTTGA
- the LOC126589543 gene encoding universal stress protein PHOS32-like isoform X2 yields MNHTQQPSQPQDLSDPQLPNIRIHHPNSPRHHPNSPRHHSSSAGSAATPTPTAGARRKLGVAVDLSDESAHAVRWAVDHYIRPGDAVILLHVSPTSVLFGADWGSVDLSINTNDDVDFVDNHALHDSVKQKKLENDFDAFTASKAADLAKPLREAQIPYKIHIVKDHDMKERLCLEVERLGLSAVIMGSRGVGAAKRGNDGRLGSVSDYCVHHCVCPVVVVRFPEDDNCGVADGGSGAPPVVSVKENEEEEAVIKPVLKEEHKKET; encoded by the exons ATGAATCACACGCAGCAGCCTTCCCAGCCCCAAGATCTGTCAGATCCCCAACTCCCCAATATCAGAATCCACCACCCCAACTCTCCCCGACACCACCCCAACTCCCCTCGTCACCACTCCTCCTCCGCCGGCTCCGCCGCCACTCCCACCCCCACCGCCGGCGCCCGCCGCAAGCTCGGCGTCGCCGTCGACCTCTCTGACGAGAGCGCCCACGCCGTCCGCTGGGCTGTCGACCACTACATCCGCCCCGGCGACGCCGTCATCCTCCTCCACGTCAGCCCCACCTCCGTCCTCTTCGGCGCCGACTGGGGCTCCGTTGACCTCTCCATCAACACCAACGACGACGTTGATTTCGTCGACAACCACGCCCTGCACGACTCCGTCAAGCAGAAGAAGCTTGAGAACGACTTCGATGCCTTCACCGCCTCCAAGGCCGCCGATCTCGCCAAGCCCTTGAGGGAGGCGCAGATTCCGTACAAGATCCACATCGTCAAGGACCATGACATGAAGGAGCGGCTCTGCTTGGAGGTCGAGAGGCTAGGGCTCAGTGCCGTGATCATGGGGAGCCGAGGGGTCGGCGCTGCCAAGCGTGGGAACGACGGCAGGCTGGGAAGCGTCAGCGATTATTGTGTACACCACTGTGTTTGCCCCGTTGTTGTTGTCCGGTTTCCGGAGGATGACAATTGCGGCGTTGCTGATGGTGGTTCTGGTGCTCCTCCGGTTGTTTCTGTTAAAGAGAATGAGGAGGAAGAGGCCGTGATCAAGCCGGTGCTAAAGGAGGAGCATAAGAAAG AAACTTAG